Sequence from the Deltaproteobacteria bacterium PRO3 genome:
TCGACCCCATCGAGAAGAAGCCGCTCAACCACTTCTTGCCGGGCACGCCGGTCCTGAGCTTCGGCACCGCGGGCTGTAACCTGGGCTGCCGCTTCTGCCAAAACTGGGACATCAGCAAGTCGCGGGAGATCGACACCCTCTCCGACGTGGCCTCGCCCGAGCTGATCGCACGGGTGGCCGAGGAGCTGGGCTGCAAGAGCGTCGCCTTCACCTACAATGATCCCGTCATCTTCATGGAGTACGCCATCGACGTGGCCCAGGCCTGCCGCGAGCGGGGCATCAAGGCCGTCGCGGTGACGGCGGGCGAGATCTGCCCCGAGCCGCGGGAGGAATTCTACCGTTACATGGACGCGGCCAACGTCGACTTGAAGGCCTTCACCGAGCGCTTCTACGAAAAGATCTGCAGCGGGAAACTGCAGCCGGTCCTGGA
This genomic interval carries:
- the amrS gene encoding AmmeMemoRadiSam system radical SAM enzyme; protein product: MKDTVPTKYWHKLEDGRIQCDTCPRFCRLHEGQRGLCFVRMRQDDQIVLTTYGRSSGYCIDPIEKKPLNHFLPGTPVLSFGTAGCNLGCRFCQNWDISKSREIDTLSDVASPELIARVAEELGCKSVAFTYNDPVIFMEYAIDVAQACRERGIKAVAVTAGEICPEPREEFYRYMDAANVDLKAFTERFYEKICSGKLQPVL